In a single window of the Botrytis cinerea B05.10 chromosome 10, complete sequence genome:
- the Bcpho85 gene encoding Bcpho85 — translation MDNRKHPSSFQQLEKLGEGTYATVFKGRNRQTGELVALKEIHLDSEEGTPSTAIREISLMKELKHENIVSLHDVIHTENKLMLVFEHMDKDLKKYMDTAGDRGALPPPTIKSFMHQLLKGIDFCHQNRVLHRDLKPQNLLINMKGQLKLADFGLARAFGIPVNTFSNEVVTLWYRAPDVLLGSRTYNTSIDIWSAGCIMAEMYTGRPLFPGTTNEDQLVRIFRIMGTPSERTWPGISQFTEYKSNFQMYATQDLRVILPQIDAVGIDLLQRMLQLRPELRISAHDALSHPWFNDLPGAMRRPQVQQGQMPMQRGYAPQEVAQGGYQQY, via the exons ATGGACAACAGGAAACACCCCAGTTCCTTCCAGCAGCTGGAGAAGTTAGGAGAGGGCACATACGCTACT GTTTTCAAAGGTAGAAATAGGCAGACTGGTGAACTTGTCGCCTTGAAGGAGATCCACCTCGATTCCGAAGAGGGTACACCATCGACTGCGATCCGAGAAATTTCCTTGATGAAAGAGTTAAAACATGAGAACATTGTCAGCTTACACGATGTCATACATACCGAGAATAAGCTCATGCTGGTTTTTGAACATATGGACAAGGACTTGAAGAAGTACATGGACACTGCAGGAGACAGGGGAGCTTTACCACCTCCTACGATCAAATCATTCATGCACCAACTCCTTAAGGGGATCGATTTCTGTCATCAAAATCGAGTCCTCCACAGAGATCTAAAGCCCCAAAACCTTCTCATCAACATGAAGGGTCAACTCAAACTTGCGGATTTTGGTCTTGCGCGTGCATTTGGTATCCCTGTCAATACTTTCTCCAACGAGGTGGTTACTCTATGGTACAGAGCACCAGACGTCCTCCTTGGAAGCCGAACCTACAATACCAGTATTGACATTTGGTCTGCGGGATGCATTATGGCAGAAATGTATACGGGACGTCCCTTGTTTCCTGGTACAACCAACGAGGATCAGTTGGTACGAATTTTCAGGATTATGGGAACACCATCTGAGCGAACATGGCCTGGAATCTCTCAATTTACCGAATACAAGTCAAACTTTCAGATGTATGCAACTCAAGATCTACGAGTTATCTTACCTCAGATTGATGCTGTTGGTATCGACCTTCTTCAGAGAATGTTGCAATTAAGACCGGAATTGAGAATCAGTGCACATGATGCTTTAAGCCATCCATGGTTCAACGATTTACCAGGAGCAATGAGACGCCCACAGGTACAACAAGGACAGATGCCAATGCAAAGGGGATATGCACCGCAAGAGGTTGCCCAAGGAGGTTACCAACAATATTGA